The Verrucomicrobiota bacterium genome has a window encoding:
- a CDS encoding GDP-L-fucose synthase, with protein sequence MVNRDSKIFVAGHRGMVGSAVLRRLKAEGFSNIRTATRGELDLCRQSETEDFLQEIRPELVINAAARVGGIHANDTYPAEFLQENLAMGLNLVHGSYSAGVGRLLNLGSTCIYPREAPQPMQEEALLTSPLEKTNEGYALAKIAVLKLCEFYRKQYGVLFHSAMPTNLYGPGDNYHPKNSHVLPGLIRRFHEAKEAGDSSVTVWGTGKPLRELLHVDDLASAVLHLISLENPPNWVNVGTGVDCSIRELAEKVAAVVGFGGELRFDPSKPDGTPRKLTDITRIRETGWAPEISLDEGIASTYALFLEGLEAKTIRL encoded by the coding sequence ATGGTGAATCGGGACTCAAAGATTTTTGTAGCTGGCCATCGTGGGATGGTCGGTAGTGCCGTTCTGAGGAGGCTCAAAGCGGAAGGATTTTCGAATATCCGGACCGCAACCCGCGGAGAGCTCGACCTTTGTCGGCAGAGTGAGACCGAGGATTTTCTTCAGGAGATTCGGCCCGAGTTGGTCATTAATGCGGCCGCAAGAGTCGGAGGCATTCATGCAAACGACACCTACCCAGCCGAGTTTCTCCAAGAGAACCTCGCGATGGGTTTAAACCTGGTGCATGGATCCTACAGTGCAGGAGTCGGGCGACTATTGAATCTTGGAAGCACTTGCATCTACCCGCGAGAGGCTCCCCAGCCGATGCAGGAGGAGGCTCTGCTGACTTCACCTCTGGAGAAAACAAATGAGGGTTACGCGCTGGCAAAGATCGCGGTTCTTAAGCTTTGCGAGTTTTATCGGAAGCAATACGGAGTCCTTTTCCATTCGGCCATGCCGACTAACCTCTACGGACCCGGTGACAACTATCACCCGAAAAACTCCCATGTGCTCCCGGGTTTGATCCGCCGTTTCCATGAAGCGAAGGAAGCAGGAGACTCATCGGTAACGGTCTGGGGAACAGGAAAGCCGCTTCGCGAGCTTCTTCATGTCGACGATCTAGCTTCAGCGGTTCTGCACCTGATCTCCTTGGAGAATCCACCCAACTGGGTGAATGTCGGAACGGGCGTGGACTGCTCGATCCGGGAACTCGCCGAAAAGGTGGCCGCGGTGGTAGGCTTCGGAGGAGAGCTGCGTTTCGATCCATCCAAGCCAGATGGCACGCCGAGGAAGTTGACAGATATTACTCGAATCCGGGAAACGGGATGGGCTCCAGAAATTTCTCTGGATGAAGGGATCGCTTCTACCTACGCCTTGTTTCTCGAAGGACTTGAGGCCAAGACCATCCGCCTGTGA
- a CDS encoding putative toxin-antitoxin system toxin component, PIN family translates to MRVVFDTNVVVSACFWRGAPLNCLQLWAERQIECAITPHLLAEYEETYEELCLQYPEREPIPWVDLLRASAPMVFPVERATGATPDPFDEMVLECALAAKADVLLSGDKEHLQPLKEFRGIPILSPANFLRRDKF, encoded by the coding sequence ATGCGTGTGGTGTTCGACACCAATGTGGTCGTCAGTGCCTGCTTCTGGCGGGGAGCACCCCTTAACTGTCTGCAATTGTGGGCAGAACGGCAGATTGAGTGTGCAATTACTCCACACTTGCTTGCTGAGTATGAAGAAACCTACGAAGAGCTTTGTTTACAATACCCGGAAAGGGAACCCATACCGTGGGTCGATTTGTTGCGAGCGAGTGCTCCCATGGTTTTTCCGGTCGAGCGTGCCACGGGAGCCACTCCAGATCCTTTCGATGAAATGGTTCTCGAATGCGCGCTCGCTGCCAAGGCAGACGTGCTCTTGAGCGGAGACAAAGAGCACCTCCAACCGCTAAAAGAGTTTCGAGGTATCCCGATCCTCAGTCCGGCAAACTTCCTGCGGCGAGATAAGTTCTGA
- a CDS encoding AbrB/MazE/SpoVT family DNA-binding domain-containing protein, with amino-acid sequence MVTKVSSKGQIVLPKALREEANISEGDELEVGLASGFVVLRKPEPLDPTTVRRLLRKAQKSSEISEEDQDAVDRAIQRVRSRAS; translated from the coding sequence ATGGTCACAAAGGTTTCGAGTAAAGGACAAATCGTGCTTCCAAAGGCGTTGCGGGAAGAAGCGAACATTTCCGAAGGTGATGAGCTGGAGGTTGGCTTAGCCTCTGGATTTGTGGTCTTGCGTAAACCGGAACCACTCGATCCTACTACCGTCCGGCGCCTGCTTCGAAAGGCGCAAAAGTCGTCGGAGATTTCAGAGGAAGATCAGGATGCCGTCGACCGGGCGATCCAGCGGGTGCGAAGTCGTGCATCGTAG
- a CDS encoding OmpA family protein: MDPSATVVGSPTRPEDDFVPNENPFPLVDPGGYNEDLFNEGLVERDPNFDILNGNQVRGVFPTIYFDFDQSFVRPVDRSALDGVADSMRAAPGDYLLIEGYCDWKGTTEYNLALGDRRATSVKDYLVSLGIEPTRIEILSKGDLEAVPDAGADGRALDRRAELVIVRAN; this comes from the coding sequence ATGGATCCAAGCGCCACCGTTGTCGGGTCCCCTACTCGCCCCGAAGACGACTTCGTTCCAAATGAAAACCCTTTTCCACTAGTCGATCCAGGAGGATACAATGAAGATCTTTTCAATGAGGGTTTAGTCGAAAGAGATCCCAATTTTGATATCCTGAACGGCAATCAGGTGCGAGGGGTTTTCCCTACGATCTATTTTGACTTTGACCAGAGCTTCGTCCGCCCGGTGGACCGTTCTGCTCTCGATGGAGTTGCCGATTCTATGCGGGCAGCACCTGGAGATTATCTCCTGATCGAGGGATACTGTGATTGGAAAGGCACCACGGAATACAACCTGGCACTCGGTGATCGGCGGGCCACCAGTGTCAAAGACTACCTCGTGAGCCTAGGAATTGAACCGACTCGCATCGAAATCCTTTCCAAGGGTGATCTGGAAGCTGTTCCCGACGCAGGAGCAGACGGACGCGCACTCGATCGGAGAGCCGAATTGGTGATCGTTCGAGCGAATTAG
- the tgt gene encoding tRNA guanosine(34) transglycosylase Tgt yields MDRFSFKIVSNDRTTAARVGQLVTPHGAIETPNFIFCATKAAIKGVPIDQVREAGADIILSNTYHLLLQPGPELVARHGGLHQMTGWNGPMLTDSGGFQIFSIGHGWIADEIKGRRKIGAEGPGVKISEEGARFRSYVDGREILLTPESSIQTQRQLGADFILVLDECTPFHVDREYTSRSMEMSHRWAVRSRAEFDRNNDETQALYGIVQGGVYEDLRRESAEFVAHQPFFGQAIGGSLGSDKSQMVEVAGWARKHLRDDRPTHLLGIGGLTDLWEGAALGIDTFDCVHPTRLARHGGALCVPWENEGREHLNLKNSRFREDLRPLDERLPPSASRNFSRAYIHHLLKAGESLGGQLLAIHNIAFMSWMAGEIRRSIREGRFKSEMKRWTTHQ; encoded by the coding sequence ATGGACCGTTTTTCGTTTAAGATCGTTTCTAACGACAGAACCACGGCTGCAAGGGTAGGCCAACTGGTGACCCCACACGGCGCGATCGAAACACCTAACTTTATCTTCTGTGCGACCAAAGCAGCCATCAAAGGGGTTCCCATCGATCAGGTTCGCGAGGCAGGGGCCGACATCATTTTATCAAACACTTATCATCTCCTCCTCCAGCCCGGACCCGAACTGGTCGCTCGCCACGGGGGTCTTCACCAGATGACAGGATGGAACGGTCCCATGCTCACGGATTCGGGAGGTTTCCAGATCTTCAGCATTGGGCACGGATGGATCGCCGATGAAATCAAAGGGCGTCGAAAAATCGGTGCTGAAGGTCCTGGGGTAAAAATTTCTGAAGAAGGGGCCCGTTTTCGTTCCTACGTGGACGGGAGGGAGATTTTGCTCACTCCCGAAAGTTCCATTCAAACACAGAGACAACTGGGAGCCGATTTCATTCTCGTTCTCGACGAATGCACCCCATTTCACGTCGATCGGGAGTACACTTCTCGCTCAATGGAAATGAGCCACCGCTGGGCTGTCCGCAGTCGTGCGGAATTTGACCGAAATAACGATGAAACACAGGCGCTCTACGGAATTGTTCAGGGCGGCGTGTATGAAGACCTCCGCCGGGAAAGTGCAGAATTCGTTGCCCATCAACCATTTTTTGGCCAGGCGATCGGTGGCTCTCTCGGATCAGACAAAAGCCAAATGGTCGAAGTGGCAGGCTGGGCGCGAAAGCATCTTCGAGACGATCGGCCAACCCACCTGCTGGGCATTGGAGGGCTGACCGATCTTTGGGAAGGAGCCGCCCTCGGGATCGACACCTTCGACTGCGTCCACCCCACCCGTCTCGCTCGTCATGGAGGAGCCCTATGCGTCCCCTGGGAGAATGAGGGCCGCGAACACCTGAATCTCAAGAACTCCCGATTCCGGGAGGATTTAAGACCACTCGACGAACGGCTCCCTCCCTCTGCCTCACGCAATTTCTCCCGGGCCTACATCCATCATTTGCTCAAAGCCGGTGAATCCCTGGGCGGACAACTCCTCGCTATCCACAACATTGCCTTTATGTCATGGATGGCGGGGGAGATCAGGCGTTCAATTCGGGAGGGGAGGTTCAAGTCAGAGATGAAGCGATGGACGACGCACCAATAA
- the ileS gene encoding isoleucine--tRNA ligase encodes MNSLKETLNLPQTDFPMRAGLVQREPERVTHWQKVDLYGSMQKKNADALDEFLLHDGPPFTNGDVHIGTALNKVLKDGIVRFQSMKGRRAPYIPGWDCHGLPIEHKVARSMKEAGRELGPTEMREACAEFSREFIEKQRGQFIRLGVQADWANEYRTMNPVYEAGILRTFSEFVRKDLVYRSKKPVYWSIPCRTALAEAEIEYKDHVSPAIYVSFPITDSESVVIWTTTPWTLPANLAIAVHPRLSYARVRVGEKSFWIAESLVSEVANACGWKDYSVEESVEGAKLAGREARHPFIDRPSPMVSAEYVTATTGTGCVHLAPGHGIDDYVVGLQNSLEVYSPLDDSGRYLDDGRVPLELVGKSVLERNGRSEANDGVLKILSEKKVLLANEPHEHSYPHCWRSKTPVVFRAMDQWFVALDRDGLRSKALDAIGSVQWEPAWGENRIRGAVESRPDWCISRQRTWGVPIPAFFDDQGTPFIDAEVIGSIAKRVESEGCNFWFEESAEEILASMDLPEGWDPADLRPGRDTLDVWIDSGCSHRAVLKERNMSWPADLYIEGSDQHRGWFQSSLWTSMIADGSPPYRKILTHGFVVGQDGRKISKSDGKPQTADSFVNEFGADIVRLWISSEDYRNDIPVSGEILKNVSQTYRNIRNTLRFQIGNLFDFNPELDWVGEESLDPLDRWALARLSALVQTVERAYEEFAFHRVYQEISRFCAQTLSATYHDILKDRLYTLAPSNPLRRSSQTVLFRICDALCRILNPVLSFTADEAYSFLHDRSEYGGDPVQLAGWPEISLARESDSSAADVEKVLRFKSTYVNDALEEKRKAKEIASSLDAKVVISGDENSEDFRLLREFEKFLPELFIVSAVELLPNEGVLSVEASHADGVKCPRTWRWVPRLVATEQWGEVSERCAEALEEILRENPSTV; translated from the coding sequence GTGAATTCCTTAAAAGAGACGCTAAACCTGCCCCAGACCGACTTTCCTATGAGAGCGGGTTTGGTTCAGCGCGAGCCGGAGCGGGTCACTCATTGGCAAAAGGTCGATCTCTATGGGTCGATGCAGAAAAAAAACGCCGACGCACTCGACGAGTTTTTGCTTCATGACGGTCCGCCATTCACCAATGGCGATGTTCACATAGGAACGGCTTTAAACAAGGTCCTGAAGGACGGAATTGTTCGATTTCAATCCATGAAGGGCAGGCGGGCCCCCTACATTCCTGGATGGGACTGCCACGGTCTGCCAATCGAACACAAAGTGGCCCGCTCTATGAAGGAGGCTGGGCGCGAGCTGGGTCCTACCGAAATGCGGGAGGCTTGCGCAGAGTTTAGCCGGGAATTCATCGAAAAACAGAGGGGACAGTTTATCCGGCTCGGTGTTCAGGCGGATTGGGCAAACGAGTACCGCACGATGAATCCGGTTTACGAGGCAGGTATCCTGAGGACTTTTTCCGAATTTGTTCGGAAGGATTTGGTCTACAGAAGCAAAAAACCTGTCTACTGGTCGATTCCTTGCCGAACTGCTCTCGCGGAGGCAGAGATCGAATATAAGGATCATGTAAGTCCCGCGATCTACGTCTCTTTTCCGATCACTGACAGTGAATCCGTAGTCATCTGGACCACTACGCCGTGGACTCTTCCGGCAAACCTAGCGATTGCCGTGCATCCTCGTCTCTCCTACGCCCGGGTCCGAGTGGGCGAGAAGAGTTTCTGGATAGCGGAATCGCTGGTAAGTGAAGTGGCGAATGCCTGCGGATGGAAGGACTACTCAGTGGAGGAATCCGTTGAGGGGGCAAAGCTCGCGGGCCGCGAAGCTCGCCATCCGTTCATTGACCGTCCATCGCCGATGGTTTCGGCAGAGTATGTGACAGCCACTACCGGCACGGGCTGTGTGCACCTCGCCCCGGGACATGGAATCGACGACTATGTCGTTGGTCTGCAAAATAGCCTCGAGGTCTACTCACCGTTGGACGATAGCGGAAGGTATTTGGATGATGGAAGAGTCCCTCTGGAGCTTGTCGGGAAATCCGTTTTGGAACGGAATGGCCGGTCAGAGGCGAATGACGGCGTGCTGAAGATTCTCTCCGAAAAAAAGGTTCTCCTTGCAAACGAGCCGCACGAGCATTCCTACCCCCACTGTTGGCGATCGAAGACTCCAGTGGTGTTCCGGGCGATGGACCAATGGTTTGTCGCTCTGGATCGGGATGGACTTCGGTCAAAGGCTCTTGATGCTATTGGAAGTGTCCAATGGGAACCCGCGTGGGGAGAAAATCGGATCCGCGGAGCGGTCGAGTCCCGGCCCGACTGGTGTATCAGCAGGCAGCGCACCTGGGGAGTTCCAATTCCTGCCTTCTTCGATGACCAGGGAACTCCTTTTATTGACGCAGAGGTCATTGGGAGCATCGCAAAGCGGGTAGAATCCGAAGGTTGCAATTTTTGGTTCGAAGAGAGTGCTGAGGAAATCCTTGCGTCGATGGATCTTCCGGAAGGCTGGGATCCTGCCGACCTACGACCCGGTCGCGACACTCTCGACGTGTGGATCGATTCCGGTTGCAGCCATCGGGCGGTGCTCAAGGAAAGGAATATGTCTTGGCCTGCTGATCTTTACATTGAAGGAAGCGATCAACATCGTGGCTGGTTCCAGTCCTCGCTCTGGACAAGCATGATTGCAGATGGGTCTCCCCCATACCGGAAAATCCTTACGCATGGCTTTGTGGTTGGACAGGATGGACGCAAAATCTCGAAAAGTGATGGCAAGCCCCAGACGGCGGACAGTTTTGTCAATGAATTCGGTGCGGACATCGTTCGCTTGTGGATCAGCAGTGAAGATTACCGAAACGATATTCCTGTGTCTGGGGAGATCTTGAAAAACGTCTCCCAAACCTACCGAAACATTCGGAACACTCTTCGATTCCAAATTGGAAACCTCTTTGACTTCAACCCAGAGCTAGACTGGGTGGGTGAAGAGTCATTGGACCCGTTGGACCGATGGGCACTGGCGAGACTTTCTGCTTTGGTCCAGACCGTAGAGAGAGCGTACGAGGAGTTTGCCTTTCACCGTGTGTATCAGGAGATCAGCCGCTTCTGCGCCCAGACTTTATCAGCGACTTACCACGATATTCTCAAGGATCGGCTCTACACTTTGGCTCCCTCGAATCCATTGCGAAGGTCGTCTCAGACCGTATTGTTCAGGATTTGCGATGCGCTTTGTCGTATTTTAAACCCAGTTCTTTCCTTCACCGCGGATGAGGCCTATTCTTTCCTGCATGACCGGTCGGAGTATGGTGGAGATCCGGTGCAGCTTGCGGGTTGGCCAGAGATTTCCCTTGCTCGAGAAAGCGATTCCTCTGCAGCGGATGTGGAGAAAGTTCTCCGTTTCAAGTCAACGTATGTAAACGACGCTTTGGAGGAAAAGCGTAAGGCGAAAGAGATCGCCTCAAGCTTGGATGCCAAAGTAGTTATTTCGGGAGACGAAAATTCGGAGGATTTTCGTCTTCTTCGAGAGTTCGAGAAATTTCTTCCGGAGCTGTTTATTGTTTCTGCCGTGGAATTGTTGCCGAACGAAGGCGTGCTATCGGTGGAGGCGTCCCATGCCGATGGGGTCAAGTGTCCACGAACCTGGAGGTGGGTTCCCCGTTTGGTGGCTACCGAACAGTGGGGAGAGGTATCCGAGCGTTGTGCGGAAGCATTGGAAGAAATTCTCCGCGAAAATCCATCCACAGTTTGA
- a CDS encoding TraR/DksA C4-type zinc finger protein has translation MPTKKKTVTKKVSAKKVAKKVAKKAAAKRATKSTKKTVAKRGVTKKAVSKKTVPKKSVGKKSATKKIAVKSAKKKAVARKKVAKEKEKAEESESTVGVEEVTRRVTEALKRRGPKTGEEEARKGQPVVFNLEDLRSYLKNRKSAPPDVDEKPKKKAAEKPVKAAVKEVQSPTRAKQSFGAASVADLLGFDPMATTSAPEPSQSSEEGVPKKFISYFRALVKLHDEVAEGLNRHSEETLNRSNKEDSGDLSSYGQHMADAGTDSFDRDFALSMVSSEQEALYEIDEAIRRIREGAYGVCEITGKAISRDRLKAVPFTRYSVEGQIEVERGRVRKVQKAGIQGFDGEDSPVVADDDDE, from the coding sequence ATGCCTACGAAAAAGAAAACTGTTACGAAGAAAGTCTCTGCAAAGAAGGTAGCGAAGAAAGTTGCGAAAAAGGCAGCTGCGAAAAGGGCTACCAAATCGACTAAAAAGACGGTCGCTAAAAGAGGCGTGACGAAGAAAGCCGTCTCGAAGAAAACTGTGCCGAAGAAGAGTGTCGGTAAGAAATCTGCCACGAAGAAGATCGCAGTGAAAAGTGCGAAGAAGAAGGCTGTTGCTAGAAAAAAGGTAGCCAAGGAGAAAGAAAAGGCAGAGGAATCGGAATCGACAGTAGGAGTCGAAGAGGTTACCCGTCGGGTGACAGAGGCCCTGAAACGCCGGGGTCCGAAGACGGGTGAGGAGGAGGCTCGAAAAGGTCAGCCGGTGGTTTTCAATTTGGAGGATCTCAGGAGCTATCTCAAGAACCGTAAGTCCGCTCCTCCCGACGTGGACGAGAAACCCAAGAAGAAAGCTGCCGAGAAACCGGTAAAGGCAGCTGTGAAGGAGGTGCAGTCTCCGACCCGGGCCAAACAGTCCTTTGGAGCTGCTTCTGTGGCAGACCTTTTAGGATTCGATCCTATGGCGACGACGAGTGCTCCGGAGCCAAGTCAGAGCTCTGAGGAGGGTGTTCCCAAAAAATTCATTTCTTACTTCCGGGCTCTCGTAAAGTTGCATGACGAAGTCGCAGAAGGCTTGAATCGTCATTCTGAAGAGACCCTAAACCGCTCAAATAAAGAGGACTCCGGTGACCTCTCCAGTTACGGACAGCACATGGCGGATGCCGGAACTGATAGTTTTGACCGGGATTTTGCTCTCAGTATGGTGTCGAGTGAGCAGGAGGCCCTCTACGAAATTGACGAAGCAATCCGCCGTATTCGGGAGGGCGCTTATGGGGTCTGCGAGATTACGGGTAAAGCCATCAGTCGTGACCGGTTGAAGGCGGTCCCGTTCACCCGCTACTCTGTAGAAGGACAGATTGAGGTCGAAAGAGGGCGTGTCCGAAAGGTTCAAAAAGCCGGAATTCAAGGATTTGACGGGGAAGACTCGCCTGTTGTAGCCGATGACGACGACGAATAA